A genomic stretch from Nilaparvata lugens isolate BPH chromosome 8, ASM1435652v1, whole genome shotgun sequence includes:
- the LOC111057913 gene encoding uncharacterized protein LOC111057913: MIVFRNLAIVLMFIIGNQRLLANAADPEEHAETQTIEETGGGKSATTKVAKMWICQPGSEYLQKQVALTTSLMKGGEKVLQQHLLTTAAVPDETVLLLGKAGSGKTSLVQFLTRNPSLQSIKVRSDTGEYILEDGERIGTSATESFTLYPEIVSYNHQLNQITLCDSPGFHDSRTSAHEIVSMDVMKSIVGRFKKVKILLLEHYGSLQYGGLKDTFMNTLHHLTDFLTDIDRYKDHIALIATKIPFTYKMADEGDSVLGTPELITEEMHIESVMEYLNHTEASIAEKLFTENIGENEKNFYQKVIKLLRSLQTRDENGKARRINVFRRPHKSGPLVNMALLDKNRESLTKTIMHLKAVDVQPNDFDFALSSEAKMYLECLQKLTTDNFKSLINELSYKLNEFLEVKVQNRTSFHQLVADLQSLYDALVDLNLNLHGIINHNEFFEKIKDFITSQKIPLGSFNEGMNAMKKFEGVLSKFSNTHGAPISSSWLPTMRKVIRVVQDELKWYSSLNKFIDGLSSYNIQKNKSEIYSALFHEGMASPDGLMTLFRETTGSTDTKFNTRKRLEIETILETLVRPNNITCENEGALVVHGFHIVLSEIDLDGLVRSYCRKIKLKRVVLFAVDTVFLDENTSDGWRGVNLILAAPRWQVIGQRRIDLSGRPGAEPGTGFPGKPGGNGGSFLGIGMHFLNGGNLRVHLDGGHGGSGATGVNGPPGAAGRNAEDILRSGGYKVADSIYRFDQGVSTADLTYSLRNSGIDRVFILLNTKSKYFTWNVSTEIEVVIKDGECGGAGDAGSPGGAGGFGGFAGDYQLTEVRGPSHIILQNNTGARGEPRP, encoded by the exons ATGATTGTTTTTCGGAATCTAGCAATTGTGTTGATGTTCATCATAGGAAACCAACG ATTACTGGCAAATGCTGCAGATCCTGAGGAACATGCTGAAACACAGACAATCGAG GAAACTGGCGGCGGTAAAAGTGCTACGACAAAAGTGGCCAAGATGTGGATCTGCCAGCCCGGGTCGGAGTACTTGCAGAAACAAGTGGCGCTGACCACAAGCCTGATGAAGGGCGGCGAAAAAGTGCTGCAACAGCACCTGCTGACAACCGCAGCTGTTCCCGATGAAACGGTTCTGCTGCTGGGCAAGGCTGGTAGTGGCAAAACCAGTTTGGTCCAGTTTCTGACGCGCAACCCCAGCCTGCAGTCGATCAAAGTGAGGTCAGACACCGGCGAATACATCCTGGAAGACGGTGAGAGGATTGGCACGTCGGCAACTGAGTCATTCACTCTCTACCCCGAGATTGTCAGCTACAATCATCAACTCAATCAAATCACTCTCTGTGATTCACCAGGCTTCCACGACTCCAGAACATCTGCTCATGAGATTGTCTCAATGGACGTCATGAAGTCCATTGTAGGCCGATTCAAGAAGGTCAAGATCCTGCTTCTTGAACATTATGGATCGCTACAGTACGGTGGACTGAAAGATACTTTCATGAACACCCTTCACCATTTGACTGATTTCCTGACTGATATTGACAGATATAAAGATCACATAGCACTCATTGCAACCAAGATACCTTTCACCTACAAGATGGCTGATGAGGGTGACAGTGTACTAGGCACACCTGAGttgataacagaagaaatgcatATTGAGAGTGTCATGGAGTACTTAAACCACACGGAAGCATCCATTGCTGAGAAGCTATTCACTGAGAATATTGGAGAAAACGAGAAAAACTTCTATCAGAAGGTGATTAAACTTCTGCGGAGTCTTCAAACAAGAGACGAAAATGGTAAAGCAAGAAGAATCAATGTCTTCAGACGTCCCCACAAGTCAGGGCCCCTTGTGAACATGGCATTGCTTGACAAGAACAGGGAATCACTCACGAAAACTATCATGCACTTGAAGGCTGTCGATGTGCAACCGAATGACTTTGATTTCGCACTGTCAAGTGAAGCCAAAATGTACCTGGAGTGTCTGCAAAAACTAACAACTGACAATTTCAAGAGTCTGATTAATGAATTGTCTTACAAGCTGAATGAATTTCTTGAGGTAAAGGTGCAAAACCGCACCAGCTTTCATCAACTGGTGGCTGATTTGCAATCGTTGTATGATGCCCTGGTCGACCTCAATCTGAATCTCCATGGAATAATTAATCACAATGAATTCTTTGAGAAGATCAAAGATTTTATTACTAGTCAGAAAATTCCACTGGGAAGCTTCAATGAGGGGATGAATGCTATGAAGAAATTTGAAGGAGTATTATCGAAATTTTCCAATACACATGGAGCTCCAATCTCATCTTCTTGGCTGCCCACGATGAGGAAAGTTATTAGAGTTGTCCAAGATGAACTAAAATGGTACAGCAGTCTCAACAAATTCATTGATGGACTCTCAAGCTACAACATACAAAAAAACAAAAGTGAGATCTACTCAGCACTCTTCCATGAGGGTATGGCATCACCAGATGGACTGATGACACTTTTCAGGGAGACTACTGGGAGCACAGATACGAAATTCAACACCAGGAAGCGATTGGAAATTGAAACAATACTGGAAACTCTAGTGCGCCCGAATAATATTACTTGTGAAAATGAAGGCGCATTAGTTGTCCATGGTTTCCATATAGTACTTTCAGAGATCGACTTGGATGGTTTGGTGCGTTCCTATtgcagaaaaattaaattgaaaaggGTTGTTCTGTTTGCGGTCGATACAGTCTTCTTAGATGAGAACACCAGTGATGGTTGGCGGGGAGTGAACCTGATATTAGCAGCACCAAGATGGCAGGTGATTGGACAGAGGAGAATTGATCTGAGTGGTCGGCCAGGTGCTGAACCTGGAACAGGATTTCCTGGGAAACCCGGAGGTAATGGAGGAAGCTTTCTAGGAATAGGAATGCATTTCCTAAATGGTGGCAACCTAAGAGTGCATCTGGATGGTGGGCATGGAGGATCGGGGGCCACTGGAGTAAACGGGCCTCCAGGTGCAGCTGGAAGAAATGCGGAGGATATCTTGAGATCGGGGGGATATAAGGTTGCAGATTCAATATACAGATTCGATCAGGGGGTGTCAACAGCCGATTTGACATACAGTTTGCGCAATTCTGGAATTGACAGGGTGTTTATTCTGTTAAACACTAAAAGTAAATACTTCACATGGAACGTCAGCACAGAAATAGAGGTGGTCATCAAGGATGGTGAATGTGGTGGGGCGGGGGATGCAGGGAGTCCAGGAGGGGCGGGAGGTTTTGGAGGGTTTGCAGGTGATTACCAGCTGACCGAGGTGAGGGGCCCCTCTCACATTATACTGCAGAATAATACAGGAGCCAGAGGGGAGCCCCGGCCCTGA